In a genomic window of Algoriphagus halophilus:
- a CDS encoding sodium-dependent transporter has protein sequence MAASPNTEERGQWGSSLGFIMAAAGSAVGLGNIWRFPYLVGENGGGAFVFVYIICVLLIALPLLFNEIALGRKSGKNPIGAIRETGGNKFWQIAGVLCVLVCFFVFSYYSVIAGWTVGYIFTEIINIPIDFEVFVETPMYVIPLTFIFIMMTILIVLGGVSGGIEKASKFLMPVLFIIIIFIAGRSVTLEGAEAGIEYYLTPDFSKINATVILQALGQAFFSMSVGWGLMITFGSYLPKSANIIQSSGWIAGMDTSVALLGGLMVFPALFALLPGKDPAAGPALVFDVLPKVFDAMPGGNIIGGLFFILLMVAALTSTISMLEVPVAYLIDDKKWGRKRATWTVGIAAMLLSVPSALSQIPGNFFHSFHLNFFGNQLEGFFGIMDFVFGTFAVIVICLMLSLYTGWGQKLSDYADELASGAPGFKGLFRTGWMFFIKWVCPIVIILLILNMVGVFGDPQAA, from the coding sequence AAACGGAGGAGGCGCTTTTGTTTTTGTATACATTATTTGTGTACTCTTAATCGCTTTACCTCTTTTGTTCAATGAAATTGCTTTAGGTAGAAAATCAGGTAAAAACCCAATTGGAGCCATTCGTGAAACAGGAGGGAATAAATTTTGGCAAATAGCAGGAGTACTTTGTGTATTGGTCTGCTTTTTTGTTTTTAGCTACTATTCAGTAATCGCTGGATGGACGGTAGGGTATATTTTTACCGAAATCATCAATATTCCTATTGATTTTGAGGTGTTTGTAGAAACTCCGATGTATGTGATTCCATTGACTTTCATTTTCATCATGATGACGATCTTGATCGTTTTAGGGGGAGTAAGTGGAGGAATTGAAAAAGCATCTAAATTTTTGATGCCTGTATTATTCATTATTATCATTTTCATTGCTGGAAGGTCAGTTACACTGGAAGGTGCTGAAGCTGGAATTGAATATTACCTAACCCCAGATTTCTCCAAGATTAATGCTACTGTGATCCTTCAGGCACTCGGTCAAGCATTCTTCTCCATGTCTGTAGGATGGGGTTTGATGATTACGTTCGGCTCTTATTTACCTAAAAGTGCCAATATCATCCAGTCTTCTGGTTGGATTGCTGGGATGGATACTTCCGTAGCACTCCTAGGTGGTTTAATGGTTTTCCCGGCGCTTTTCGCCTTATTACCTGGAAAAGATCCTGCAGCAGGACCAGCATTGGTTTTTGATGTACTTCCAAAGGTATTTGATGCCATGCCAGGCGGTAATATTATTGGAGGTTTGTTTTTCATTTTATTGATGGTAGCTGCTTTGACCTCCACAATTTCCATGTTGGAAGTACCAGTTGCATATTTGATTGATGACAAAAAGTGGGGAAGAAAAAGAGCAACGTGGACAGTAGGTATCGCAGCCATGTTACTATCTGTGCCTTCAGCTTTGTCCCAGATTCCTGGTAACTTCTTTCATTCTTTCCATTTAAATTTCTTCGGTAACCAACTGGAAGGGTTCTTCGGAATCATGGACTTCGTATTCGGTACTTTCGCAGTGATTGTGATTTGTCTGATGTTAAGTTTGTATACAGGTTGGGGACAAAAGCTCTCCGATTATGCAGATGAATTGGCTTCAGGAGCTCCTGGGTTTAAAGGTTTGTTTAGAACAGGATGGATGTTCTTCATCAAATGGGTTTGTCCGATTGTTATCATCTTGTTGATTTTAAACATGGTTGGAGTATTTGGGGATCCTCAAGCTGCATAA
- a CDS encoding response regulator produces the protein MRVLVVDDDEIHLLILRKIFEKSHDMVVTAHNGLEALKVLETDHGFHVILTDIVMPEMDGIEFLMNFKKQDFSKRIPVIGFTAGDVEYYRKKSAIAFDSLVSKPLDFYDLYTLAKLKVDAQLN, from the coding sequence ATGCGTGTATTAGTAGTCGACGATGATGAGATTCACTTATTGATTCTTCGAAAGATTTTCGAAAAGTCCCATGACATGGTGGTTACTGCGCATAATGGATTGGAGGCATTGAAGGTTTTAGAAACCGATCATGGCTTTCATGTAATCCTTACCGATATAGTCATGCCAGAAATGGATGGCATTGAATTTTTAATGAATTTCAAAAAGCAGGATTTTTCCAAAAGAATTCCAGTTATAGGTTTTACTGCAGGAGATGTAGAATATTACCGTAAAAAGAGTGCGATTGCTTTCGATTCGCTGGTTTCTAAACCTCTGGATTTTTATGATTTATACACTTTAGCCAAACTAAAAGTGGACGCCCAGCTCAATTGA
- a CDS encoding GMC family oxidoreductase, whose translation MSFQIKSSGDSYDVIIVGSGAGGGMASKILSEAGLSVAVVEAGGDFDPAKDEDRTQLRPPWESPRRGAGTRIRPFGDFDAAIGGWDIEGEPYTRANGTKFDWFRSRMVGGRTNHWGRISLRFGPNDFKRASIDGLGDDWPIGYDDLKPYYDKVDKLIGVFGSKEGIYNEPDGFFLPPPKPRLHELFLKKGADKAGMPMIPGRLSMLTRPINNERGVCFFCSQCNRACQVYADFSAGTCLVHPAMKKGKVDLYTHSMVRKVTTDDTGKATGVSFVSKVDMKEYKLKSRVVVLGASACESARIMMNSKSKTHPNGIGGDSGALGRYLHDSTGADRMGILPDLIDRDRYNEDGVGGMHMYTPWWLDNKKLDFARGYHIEYWGGMGQPSYGAGGGMDTMRKFIKDEFGNPSPNGGYGEGLKKDVRRIYGSTLGMSGRGESIPRYENYCEIDPNTVDKYGIPVLKFNYNWTDQELKQAKHMHDTFEEILTNAGAILLGEKPGPESQYGLHAPGRIIHEVGTTRMGNSPKGSVVNSNCQAHDCDNLFVVDAGPFVSQADKNPTWTILALSWRTSEYIVDQLKQKNI comes from the coding sequence ATGAGTTTTCAGATAAAATCATCCGGAGACAGCTATGATGTAATCATTGTGGGATCTGGAGCTGGAGGCGGGATGGCCTCAAAAATCCTTTCTGAGGCCGGATTGTCAGTAGCAGTAGTAGAAGCTGGAGGTGATTTTGACCCAGCAAAAGACGAAGATAGAACTCAGCTTCGTCCACCATGGGAATCACCAAGAAGAGGTGCAGGAACAAGAATTCGCCCATTTGGTGATTTTGATGCCGCTATTGGTGGCTGGGATATAGAAGGTGAGCCATACACTAGAGCCAATGGAACTAAATTTGATTGGTTCAGGTCAAGAATGGTCGGTGGACGTACCAACCACTGGGGAAGAATATCTCTACGCTTCGGACCGAATGATTTTAAAAGAGCAAGTATTGATGGGTTAGGAGATGATTGGCCTATAGGTTATGACGACCTGAAACCATATTACGATAAAGTAGATAAGTTAATCGGTGTATTTGGTTCAAAAGAAGGTATTTATAATGAACCAGATGGATTTTTCCTTCCTCCTCCAAAGCCAAGATTACACGAGCTTTTCTTGAAAAAAGGAGCTGATAAAGCAGGAATGCCGATGATCCCGGGAAGACTTTCCATGTTGACCCGTCCGATCAATAATGAAAGAGGCGTTTGTTTCTTCTGTAGCCAATGTAATAGAGCATGTCAAGTGTATGCCGATTTCTCTGCGGGAACCTGCTTGGTTCATCCGGCTATGAAAAAGGGTAAAGTTGACTTGTACACACACTCCATGGTAAGGAAGGTAACTACAGATGATACCGGCAAAGCCACTGGGGTATCTTTTGTAAGCAAAGTCGACATGAAAGAATACAAGCTGAAATCAAGAGTGGTAGTACTTGGTGCTTCTGCTTGTGAGTCAGCTCGTATCATGATGAACTCCAAATCCAAAACCCATCCAAATGGCATTGGCGGTGATTCCGGTGCCTTGGGACGTTACCTTCATGACTCTACCGGTGCAGATAGAATGGGAATCCTTCCTGATCTGATTGACAGAGACAGATACAATGAGGACGGTGTAGGCGGTATGCACATGTACACTCCATGGTGGTTGGACAACAAAAAGCTAGATTTTGCCAGAGGATACCATATTGAGTATTGGGGTGGAATGGGCCAACCTTCCTACGGAGCTGGCGGTGGCATGGACACCATGCGTAAATTCATCAAAGATGAGTTTGGCAACCCAAGCCCAAATGGAGGATATGGAGAAGGATTGAAGAAAGACGTGAGAAGAATCTACGGATCCACCCTAGGCATGTCAGGAAGAGGAGAAAGTATTCCTCGTTATGAAAACTACTGCGAAATCGATCCTAACACTGTAGATAAATATGGTATCCCTGTATTGAAGTTCAATTACAACTGGACTGATCAGGAGTTGAAGCAAGCCAAGCACATGCATGATACCTTTGAGGAAATATTAACCAATGCGGGAGCGATCCTATTGGGTGAAAAGCCAGGGCCAGAATCTCAGTATGGATTGCATGCTCCAGGTAGAATCATCCACGAAGTAGGCACTACCAGAATGGGGAATAGCCCTAAAGGTTCTGTGGTCAACTCAAATTGCCAGGCACATGACTGTGACAATTTGTTCGTGGTAGATGCTGGGCCTTTTGTATCTCAAGCAGATAAGAATCCAACTTGGACCATTTTAGCCCTAAGCTGGAGAACTTCAGAATATATTGTGGATCAATTGAAACAAAAAAATATCTAA
- a CDS encoding gluconate 2-dehydrogenase subunit 3 family protein, with protein sequence MNRRENLKLLFTGSVGTGLLLAGCSPEEQALPKQALLSGGTIGGRTEEEKLRDQELLSENFFTEDEMKKLNILVDIIIPKDAESPSATEVKVPEFMEFIMKDMPYNQTPMRGGLMWLDFEADEKFGKPFLELSHDQVIEIVELVAWPDKATPEYEGAVKWFNLLRNLTCSGYFSTEAGWKYIDYRGNQPNVWDGVPQEVMDKHGFTLPEKYVPIYLKPEDRGTVAKWDEEGNLIG encoded by the coding sequence ATGAACAGAAGAGAAAACCTAAAATTACTCTTTACCGGTTCGGTTGGAACAGGCTTATTATTAGCAGGATGTTCTCCTGAAGAGCAGGCGCTTCCTAAACAAGCACTACTATCTGGAGGGACCATTGGAGGAAGAACCGAAGAGGAGAAATTAAGAGATCAAGAACTTCTTTCAGAAAACTTCTTTACAGAAGATGAAATGAAGAAACTCAATATCTTGGTGGATATCATTATCCCAAAGGATGCTGAATCTCCTTCTGCCACAGAAGTAAAAGTTCCAGAATTCATGGAATTCATCATGAAGGACATGCCCTATAATCAAACCCCGATGAGAGGTGGATTGATGTGGCTGGACTTTGAAGCTGATGAGAAATTCGGTAAGCCATTCTTGGAACTAAGCCATGATCAAGTAATTGAAATCGTAGAATTGGTAGCGTGGCCGGATAAAGCAACTCCTGAATATGAAGGAGCTGTCAAATGGTTTAACCTGCTTAGAAATCTTACTTGTTCAGGTTATTTCTCTACCGAAGCGGGATGGAAATACATTGATTACAGAGGAAATCAACCTAATGTTTGGGATGGGGTACCTCAAGAAGTGATGGATAAACATGGCTTTACCTTACCTGAAAAATATGTACCGATCTATCTCAAACCGGAAGACCGTGGTACGGTAGCCAAATGGGATGAGGAAGGAAACCTAATCGGTTAA
- a CDS encoding porin family protein: protein MKKLLFTFAFLSFALSAFSQDFAIGPKVGISQTKLDLSKEYLKSGDAKFGYHVGLFARVGLGGFFVQPELLYTQTKARFSFEEMGSQPSNEYESSFNRLDVPVMLGFKLFNVLRLQAGPIASFNVNSELKNAGEDVRDVDFKKSTLGYQAGLGLDIGNLIIDAKYESALGNISNSVGGYETDHRLNQWILSLGFRLF from the coding sequence ATGAAAAAACTTCTTTTTACGTTCGCCTTTTTGAGCTTTGCCCTATCGGCATTCTCTCAGGATTTTGCCATCGGACCCAAGGTGGGGATCAGCCAAACCAAATTAGACCTTTCAAAAGAGTACCTTAAATCTGGAGATGCCAAGTTTGGCTATCATGTCGGATTGTTTGCAAGGGTAGGATTAGGTGGTTTCTTTGTTCAACCTGAATTACTGTATACTCAAACCAAAGCAAGGTTCTCCTTTGAGGAGATGGGATCTCAGCCAAGCAATGAGTATGAGTCTAGCTTTAATAGACTGGATGTCCCAGTGATGCTAGGGTTCAAGTTATTCAATGTGTTGAGGCTTCAAGCGGGGCCTATTGCAAGCTTTAATGTCAACTCGGAATTAAAGAATGCGGGAGAAGATGTGCGGGATGTGGACTTTAAAAAATCTACCCTAGGTTACCAGGCAGGTCTTGGTTTGGATATAGGAAACCTGATTATCGATGCCAAATACGAAAGCGCTTTAGGGAATATCTCTAACTCGGTGGGAGGTTATGAAACAGACCATCGACTGAACCAATGGATTCTATCCTTAGGATTCCGATTGTTTTAA